A window of the Desulforapulum autotrophicum HRM2 genome harbors these coding sequences:
- the prfA gene encoding peptide chain release factor 1 — MINKLQGIKERYIKLENLLSDPAVIADQVKYQRCLKEHGELTKVVSAFADYQAVLQQMGEAKDLAKDPDPDIREMAKEETADLRAQREGLESKLKLLLMPKDPRDDKNVILEIRAGTGGEEAGLFAADLFRMYSRYAEIKGWTVNVIESSHSSAGGFKEVISMIKGNGAFSAFKYESGTHRVQRVPETETQGRVHTSAVTVAVLPEAEDVELKIEPSELKVDVFRASGPGGQSVNTTDSAVRITHLPTGIVATCQDEKSQIKNKIAALKVLKARILDAMVREQEAKRAAQRKGQVGTGDRSGRIRTYNFPQGRMTDHRIGLTLYRLDNIMGGDIQDIIDELKTHAQAEALKEAN, encoded by the coding sequence ATGATAAATAAACTACAGGGTATAAAAGAGCGGTACATAAAGCTTGAAAATCTTTTGAGTGATCCTGCTGTTATTGCAGACCAGGTAAAGTACCAGCGCTGTCTCAAGGAACATGGAGAACTCACCAAGGTGGTGTCGGCGTTTGCCGATTATCAGGCGGTTCTCCAGCAGATGGGCGAGGCCAAAGATCTCGCAAAGGACCCTGATCCTGATATTCGAGAGATGGCCAAGGAAGAGACGGCTGATCTTCGTGCACAGCGGGAAGGGCTTGAATCAAAGCTCAAACTCCTTTTAATGCCAAAGGATCCAAGGGATGACAAGAACGTCATTCTCGAGATTCGGGCGGGCACGGGTGGTGAGGAGGCAGGGCTGTTTGCAGCGGATCTGTTTCGCATGTACTCAAGGTACGCCGAAATCAAGGGCTGGACTGTGAATGTGATTGAAAGCAGTCATTCGAGTGCCGGCGGGTTCAAGGAGGTGATCTCCATGATCAAGGGCAATGGGGCTTTCAGTGCATTCAAGTATGAAAGTGGTACCCACAGGGTGCAACGGGTGCCTGAAACTGAAACCCAGGGACGGGTTCACACGTCGGCCGTGACGGTCGCCGTTCTGCCCGAGGCAGAAGACGTGGAACTCAAAATTGAACCCTCCGAACTTAAAGTGGATGTGTTCAGGGCGTCCGGGCCAGGCGGTCAGTCTGTAAATACCACGGATTCTGCGGTCAGGATCACCCATCTTCCCACTGGTATTGTCGCCACATGTCAGGATGAAAAATCCCAGATCAAGAACAAGATTGCGGCCTTGAAAGTTCTCAAGGCTCGGATTTTAGATGCCATGGTCAGGGAGCAAGAGGCGAAGAGAGCGGCCCAGCGTAAGGGACAGGTGGGAACCGGTGACCGGTCTGGAAGGATCAGAACCTACAACTTTCCCCAGGGCAGAATGACGGACCACAGGATAGGCCTTACCCTGTACAGACTCGACAATATCATGGGTGGGGATATCCAGGATATCATTGATGAACTCAAGACCCATGCCCAGGCCGAGGCCCTTAAGGAAGCAAATTAG
- the rho gene encoding transcription termination factor Rho: protein MNLEELKRMKISELTELAKKYKLKGVGGVKKQELIFALLQAAIEESGQIYGEGTLEILPDGFGFLRAPDYNYLPGPDDIYVSPSQIRRFNLRTGDTLSGQVRQPKDSERYFALLKVEAVNYENPELAAETILFDNLTPLYPDRKMSLEREPDNYSMRVIDMMAPIGFGQRGLIVSPPRTGKTMLLKNIANSMIASHEHIVPMILLIDERPEEVTDMARSVKAEVISSTFDEPAERHVQVAEMVIEKAKRMVEQGHDVVILLDSITRLARAYNAVMPPSGKILSGGVDSNALDRPKRFFGAARNIEEGGSLTIIATALIDTGSRMDEVIFEEFKGTGNMELVLDRKLADRRIFPAIDMNKSGTRKEELLMDPLVLNRVWILRKLLSSLNPVDSMSFLLDKMQGTEDNKEFLDSMNS, encoded by the coding sequence ATGAATCTTGAAGAGCTGAAAAGGATGAAAATCAGTGAGCTGACTGAGCTTGCAAAGAAGTATAAACTCAAGGGGGTCGGTGGTGTCAAAAAGCAGGAATTGATTTTTGCCCTGCTCCAGGCTGCCATTGAGGAGAGCGGTCAAATCTATGGTGAAGGAACCCTTGAAATTCTTCCGGATGGATTTGGTTTCCTGAGGGCTCCAGATTACAACTATCTTCCCGGACCTGATGATATCTATGTCTCTCCTTCCCAGATCCGCAGGTTTAATCTGAGGACAGGGGATACCCTGTCAGGCCAGGTGCGTCAGCCAAAGGATAGTGAACGTTATTTCGCCCTGTTAAAGGTTGAGGCTGTCAACTATGAGAACCCTGAGCTTGCCGCAGAGACCATTTTGTTTGACAATCTCACCCCCCTTTATCCCGACCGGAAGATGAGCCTTGAGCGGGAACCTGACAATTATTCCATGCGGGTAATTGATATGATGGCGCCCATTGGTTTTGGTCAGCGGGGGTTGATTGTGTCACCGCCAAGAACCGGTAAAACCATGCTCCTGAAAAATATTGCCAACTCCATGATCGCCTCCCATGAGCACATTGTTCCCATGATTCTGCTCATTGACGAGCGGCCCGAGGAGGTCACGGACATGGCCCGGTCCGTCAAGGCAGAGGTGATCAGTTCCACCTTTGATGAGCCTGCCGAGCGCCATGTACAGGTTGCTGAAATGGTTATTGAAAAGGCCAAGCGAATGGTTGAGCAGGGTCATGATGTTGTGATCCTCCTGGATAGCATTACCCGTCTTGCTCGGGCATACAATGCGGTGATGCCTCCCTCTGGAAAGATCCTTTCCGGCGGTGTGGATTCAAACGCCCTGGACCGACCCAAGCGTTTCTTTGGTGCAGCCAGAAACATTGAAGAGGGTGGAAGTCTCACCATCATTGCAACGGCCCTGATCGATACGGGCAGTCGCATGGATGAGGTGATTTTTGAGGAGTTCAAGGGAACCGGTAATATGGAGCTCGTCCTCGACAGAAAGCTTGCTGACCGGAGGATTTTTCCAGCCATTGATATGAATAAATCCGGTACAAGAAAAGAAGAACTCCTCATGGATCCCCTGGTGCTGAACCGGGTTTGGATTCTGAGAAAGCTCCTGTCGAGTCTTAATCCGGTTGATTCCATGTCTTTTTTACTTGATAAAATGCAGGGAACAGAGGATAATAAAGAGTTTCTTGATTCAATGAATTCTTAG
- the tsf gene encoding translation elongation factor Ts, producing MAEITAAMVKELRDKTGSGMMDCKRALAENEGDLEKALDHLRKKGLAKAQKRAGRTTSEGVIFPYIHTGSKLGVLVEINCESDFVAKTDAFLEFAKNIAMHIAAANPGGLNPEDIPEEIVARERDIYRSQALEQGKPESIVDKIVEGQVQKFYKESCLMSQPFIRDPKKTIAEITTEAIAKIGENIQIKRFTRFQIGE from the coding sequence ATGGCTGAAATAACAGCGGCAATGGTAAAAGAACTCAGGGATAAAACTGGGTCAGGCATGATGGACTGCAAAAGGGCCCTGGCTGAGAATGAGGGTGATCTTGAAAAAGCCCTTGACCACCTTCGTAAAAAAGGCCTTGCAAAGGCCCAGAAAAGGGCTGGCAGGACAACTTCTGAAGGGGTTATTTTTCCCTATATTCATACCGGTTCAAAACTTGGGGTTTTGGTTGAAATTAACTGCGAGTCTGATTTTGTTGCAAAAACAGATGCATTCCTTGAGTTTGCCAAAAATATAGCCATGCACATTGCAGCGGCAAATCCAGGTGGTCTCAACCCCGAAGATATTCCAGAAGAGATTGTGGCCAGGGAGAGAGATATTTACCGTTCCCAGGCCCTGGAACAGGGCAAACCTGAAAGCATTGTGGACAAGATTGTTGAAGGCCAGGTCCAGAAGTTCTACAAGGAATCCTGCCTCATGAGTCAACCTTTTATTAGAGACCCTAAAAAGACGATTGCCGAGATCACCACTGAAGCCATTGCCAAAATTGGGGAAAATATCCAAATCAAGCGTTTTACACGTTTTCAGATAGGAGAATAG
- a CDS encoding isoprenyl transferase produces MQPKKKKSLSSDLFEQHGIDPERIPRHVAVIMDGNGRWAKKRFMNRVNGHQQGVETVRTIVTAARQIGIDVLTLYAFSTENWSRPASEVKALMVLLKRFLAKEIDTLDRQGVCLNVIGQQSRLPDDVQTQIERSMVQTRGNTGMVLNLALSYGGREEITRAVRAIVNEVSSGGLSVQDITEETVAERLYTAGQPDPDVLIRTSGEMRLSNFMLWQVAYAELFITDTLWPDFSQKEFLDIIRQYQTRERRYGKVPCISNDGSQQ; encoded by the coding sequence TTGCAGCCAAAGAAAAAGAAATCCTTGAGCTCTGATCTTTTTGAACAGCATGGGATTGATCCGGAGCGGATTCCACGCCACGTTGCCGTGATCATGGACGGCAATGGCCGCTGGGCAAAAAAACGGTTCATGAACCGTGTCAACGGCCATCAGCAAGGGGTAGAAACGGTTCGCACCATTGTCACTGCAGCCCGCCAGATCGGCATAGATGTTCTTACCCTGTACGCCTTTTCAACGGAAAACTGGTCAAGGCCGGCCTCAGAGGTAAAGGCCCTCATGGTGCTTCTCAAACGGTTTTTGGCCAAGGAAATTGATACCCTTGACCGTCAGGGGGTTTGCCTCAATGTGATTGGTCAACAGTCCAGGCTTCCAGATGATGTTCAAACCCAGATCGAACGGAGCATGGTCCAGACCCGTGGCAATACCGGCATGGTCCTGAACCTTGCCTTGAGCTACGGAGGAAGGGAAGAGATCACACGGGCGGTTCGAGCGATTGTAAATGAGGTCTCCTCAGGTGGGCTTTCAGTCCAGGATATCACTGAAGAAACCGTGGCGGAAAGACTTTACACCGCAGGTCAGCCCGACCCGGACGTTTTGATTCGCACCAGCGGGGAGATGCGCCTGAGCAATTTCATGCTCTGGCAGGTAGCCTACGCTGAACTTTTTATCACTGATACCCTGTGGCCCGATTTTTCCCAAAAGGAATTTCTCGATATTATTAGACAATATCAGACCCGGGAGCGCAGGTACGGAAAGGTCCCATGCATCTCAAACGATGGATCACAGCAATAG
- a CDS encoding 1-deoxy-D-xylulose-5-phosphate reductoisomerase: protein MIKRLSILGSTGSIGTSALDVVMLHPDLFDVRVLAAATNIDLLARQIRVFKPETVVVLDEIHAARLADLLAGGPVPEILFGDSGYARGANHEKVDLVLLAMVGAAGLLPAIAAIEARKEVALANKETLVMAGDLVMGLARKNKVSILPVDSEHSAIFQCLAGNQARDLKKIFLTASGGPFLHTPQKEFSAIKPEHALSHPTWSMGHKISIDSATLMNKGLEIIEAVHLFDLSIDQVEVIVHPQSIVHSMVGFNDGSVMAQMGVPDMRTAIALAFSWPHRLTLDLDFPDFTALGGLVFERPDSSRFPSIGFAVEACRQRGTLPAVMNAANEIAVQAFLTARIDFSGIFTMVEKTMALHQRVDDPTLSDILEADKWARQTALALI from the coding sequence ATGATAAAACGTTTATCCATTCTTGGGTCAACCGGTTCCATTGGCACGAGCGCCCTTGACGTGGTGATGCTGCACCCGGATCTGTTTGATGTGCGGGTGCTGGCTGCAGCTACCAATATCGATCTTCTGGCCCGGCAGATCAGGGTCTTTAAACCGGAAACTGTTGTGGTCCTCGACGAGATCCATGCCGCAAGGCTGGCGGATCTCCTTGCCGGCGGACCTGTCCCCGAGATTCTTTTTGGCGATTCTGGTTATGCCCGGGGGGCAAACCACGAAAAGGTGGATTTGGTGCTCCTTGCCATGGTCGGAGCCGCAGGTCTTTTGCCAGCCATTGCCGCAATCGAGGCCCGAAAAGAAGTGGCCCTTGCCAACAAAGAGACCCTTGTGATGGCAGGCGACCTTGTCATGGGACTTGCCCGAAAAAATAAGGTCTCCATCCTTCCTGTAGACAGTGAGCATTCGGCCATATTTCAGTGCCTTGCTGGAAATCAGGCAAGGGATCTCAAAAAGATTTTTTTAACGGCTTCGGGCGGGCCGTTTCTCCATACGCCACAGAAAGAATTTTCAGCCATAAAACCTGAACACGCCCTGAGCCATCCCACCTGGAGCATGGGCCACAAAATCTCCATTGATTCTGCAACCCTCATGAATAAGGGGCTTGAAATTATCGAAGCGGTCCACCTTTTCGATCTTTCCATAGACCAGGTGGAGGTGATTGTCCATCCCCAGAGTATTGTTCACTCCATGGTGGGCTTTAACGACGGTTCGGTCATGGCCCAGATGGGAGTGCCGGACATGCGCACGGCCATCGCCCTTGCCTTTTCCTGGCCCCACCGGCTGACCCTTGATCTTGACTTTCCCGATTTTACGGCCCTTGGTGGTCTCGTGTTTGAACGACCGGACTCAAGTCGTTTTCCTTCAATCGGATTTGCCGTTGAGGCCTGCCGACAACGGGGCACCCTGCCGGCGGTGATGAATGCGGCAAACGAGATAGCGGTTCAGGCGTTTTTAACGGCCAGGATAGATTTTTCCGGCATTTTTACCATGGTCGAAAAGACCATGGCACTCCACCAGAGGGTTGACGATCCCACCCTTTCGGATATATTAGAAGCAGATAAATGGGCAAGGCAGACGGCTTTGGCCCTTATCTAG
- the prmC gene encoding peptide chain release factor N(5)-glutamine methyltransferase: protein MGADRDLWTIRRILAWTEGYFEEKEIDSPRLTAEILLSHALSIKRLDLYLQHDRPLNRDELAAFRQLIERRGDREPVAYITGTKGFWESEFTVAPGVLIPRPDTEVLVEQALEFLARKNISMGRVLELGVGSGAVIISIAKANPGLYCFATDISLIPLEVAAFNVKQELELPNLSFVAGSWFSPFNGRAKFDLIVSNPPYIPTGDIQGLQPEVSRFEPSLALDGGEDGLDCIRLIMAKACDHLVPGGVLLMETGSGQRRGVEKIFKECPGFSTVEFFNDYAGLHRVVRLGKKDCQ from the coding sequence GTGGGAGCAGACAGGGATCTCTGGACCATCCGGCGGATACTTGCCTGGACTGAGGGGTATTTTGAGGAAAAGGAAATTGACAGCCCCCGCCTGACTGCTGAAATTCTGCTCTCCCATGCCCTTTCCATCAAGCGGCTTGATCTCTATCTTCAGCATGACCGCCCCCTTAATCGCGATGAACTTGCCGCCTTCCGCCAATTGATAGAACGCAGGGGTGATCGTGAGCCCGTGGCCTATATTACCGGCACCAAGGGGTTCTGGGAGTCTGAGTTCACAGTGGCACCCGGTGTGCTCATTCCCCGGCCGGACACTGAGGTGCTTGTTGAGCAGGCCCTTGAGTTTCTTGCCCGGAAAAACATTTCCATGGGCCGTGTGCTCGAGCTTGGTGTGGGGTCAGGTGCAGTGATCATAAGCATTGCAAAGGCCAATCCCGGACTCTACTGTTTTGCAACTGATATCTCCCTGATTCCTTTGGAGGTTGCGGCCTTTAATGTAAAACAAGAGCTGGAATTACCAAACCTGTCGTTTGTGGCAGGATCCTGGTTCTCACCGTTCAATGGAAGGGCGAAGTTTGATCTCATCGTTTCAAATCCACCCTATATTCCCACCGGTGACATCCAGGGACTTCAGCCGGAAGTGAGCCGTTTTGAGCCCAGTTTGGCCCTTGATGGAGGAGAGGACGGCCTGGATTGCATCCGTTTGATCATGGCCAAGGCCTGTGATCATCTTGTTCCGGGAGGGGTGCTGCTGATGGAGACCGGTTCAGGCCAGAGAAGGGGGGTTGAAAAAATATTCAAGGAATGTCCGGGGTTTTCCACTGTCGAATTTTTCAACGACTATGCAGGGCTTCACCGGGTGGTCCGGCTGGGAAAAAAAGATTGCCAATGA
- the pyrH gene encoding UMP kinase translates to MDGTPEFDRILIKLSGEALMGDQGFGIKPEMIYYVAKEVAAVHKLGVQVSMVVGGGNIFRGVAGSSAGMDRASADNMGMLATVINSLALCDALEKQGVPTRVQSALPMNQVAEPFIRRKAERHLEKGRAVIFAAGTGNPYFTTDTAAVLRAQELHAQILFKATQVNGVYDKDPAVHKDATFIKKISYMEVLERQLRVMDMTAISLAMDNDLPLQIFDLHTPGNIAKAVCGGEIGTRIYNS, encoded by the coding sequence TTGGACGGGACACCCGAATTTGATAGAATCCTGATCAAGCTCAGCGGCGAAGCATTGATGGGTGATCAGGGCTTTGGTATCAAGCCTGAAATGATCTACTATGTTGCAAAAGAGGTGGCAGCGGTTCACAAACTGGGTGTCCAGGTCTCCATGGTCGTTGGCGGAGGCAATATCTTCAGGGGTGTTGCCGGAAGTTCGGCGGGCATGGACAGGGCTTCAGCCGATAACATGGGGATGCTGGCAACGGTCATCAATAGCCTTGCCCTGTGCGATGCCCTGGAAAAGCAGGGCGTGCCCACACGGGTTCAGTCGGCCCTTCCCATGAACCAGGTGGCAGAACCCTTTATTCGCAGAAAGGCCGAGCGCCATCTGGAAAAAGGGCGGGCTGTTATTTTTGCCGCAGGCACGGGGAATCCTTATTTTACCACGGACACGGCAGCCGTCCTTAGGGCCCAGGAACTCCATGCCCAGATTTTGTTCAAAGCAACCCAGGTGAATGGGGTCTATGACAAGGACCCTGCTGTACATAAGGATGCGACGTTTATTAAAAAGATTTCCTACATGGAAGTATTGGAACGTCAGCTGCGTGTCATGGACATGACTGCCATTTCCCTGGCCATGGACAACGATCTGCCCCTTCAGATTTTTGATCTACACACCCCCGGTAACATTGCAAAGGCCGTTTGCGGAGGTGAGATCGGCACCCGAATCTATAACAGCTGA
- the rpsB gene encoding 30S ribosomal protein S2, whose protein sequence is MAYVTMRELLEAGVHFGHQTRRWNPKMKKYIFGARNGIYIVDLQQTVKMFRDAYDFITDVTAQGKSVLFVGTKKQARDSVYEEANRAETYYVQNRWLGGMLTNFQTIKKTISRFEFLSTIENDGTIEDYPKKERVKMAKERVKLEACIGGISKMKNLPGAIFVIDPKNESIAVKEGKRLGIPIVAVVDTNCDPDDIDYVIPGNDDAIRSIRLFASKIADAAIEGHQRYLEKQNAGSDKDMDEAAFGGSAPVAAAVERTIESDGSDGPVVEMIRRKTIPAE, encoded by the coding sequence ATGGCTTACGTTACAATGAGAGAACTTCTTGAGGCAGGCGTCCATTTCGGTCACCAGACCCGGCGTTGGAATCCCAAGATGAAAAAGTACATTTTCGGTGCAAGAAACGGTATTTACATTGTCGATCTTCAGCAGACGGTCAAAATGTTCAGGGATGCCTATGATTTTATTACAGATGTGACAGCCCAGGGCAAGAGCGTTCTTTTTGTTGGAACCAAAAAGCAGGCAAGGGACTCTGTTTACGAAGAGGCCAACCGGGCCGAGACCTATTATGTGCAGAACCGCTGGCTTGGTGGAATGTTGACAAACTTTCAGACCATTAAAAAGACAATCAGTCGGTTTGAATTTTTGAGCACCATTGAAAATGATGGCACCATTGAAGACTACCCCAAGAAAGAGCGGGTCAAAATGGCCAAGGAACGTGTCAAGCTTGAGGCGTGTATTGGCGGTATTTCCAAGATGAAAAATCTGCCCGGGGCTATTTTTGTGATTGATCCCAAGAACGAGTCCATTGCCGTTAAAGAGGGTAAAAGACTCGGCATTCCCATTGTGGCGGTTGTCGATACCAACTGTGATCCCGATGATATCGATTACGTCATCCCCGGAAACGACGATGCCATCCGGTCCATTCGTCTGTTTGCTTCAAAGATTGCCGATGCGGCCATTGAAGGTCACCAGCGCTATCTTGAAAAGCAGAATGCAGGATCGGACAAAGATATGGATGAAGCGGCCTTTGGGGGATCTGCCCCTGTTGCTGCGGCGGTGGAGAGAACCATCGAGTCCGACGGTTCGGACGGTCCTGTTGTGGAGATGATCAGAAGAAAAACGATACCAGCTGAGTAG
- the rpmE gene encoding 50S ribosomal protein L31, translating to MKKDLHPEYKRTMASCACGNTLEVGSTRDEIKVEICSKCHPFFTGKQKLVDTAGRIDRFKKKYAGFDAAAAAKKK from the coding sequence ATGAAAAAAGATTTACATCCAGAATACAAACGAACAATGGCATCATGTGCATGTGGCAATACCTTGGAGGTTGGTTCCACAAGGGATGAGATCAAGGTAGAAATCTGTTCCAAGTGCCATCCCTTTTTTACGGGCAAACAGAAGTTGGTTGACACTGCTGGAAGGATTGACCGCTTCAAAAAGAAATATGCGGGATTTGACGCCGCAGCCGCTGCAAAGAAAAAGTAA
- the frr gene encoding ribosome recycling factor, which translates to MINELYKETRDRMVKSVKTLEKEMTRVRTGRASMTMLDGVKVDYYGTLTPLNQMASIAIPESRMITVQPWDISAIKEVEKGILKANIGLTPSSDGKIIRITIPPLTEDRRREIAKTVHNTCEEFKVAVRNIRRDSNDTLKSLQKDGDISEDENFKAQKEVQDITDEFIKQIEAVFAAKEKEILEL; encoded by the coding sequence ATGATAAATGAACTATACAAGGAAACCCGGGACAGGATGGTTAAGTCTGTCAAGACCCTTGAAAAAGAGATGACAAGGGTTCGCACGGGCCGGGCGTCCATGACCATGCTTGACGGCGTCAAGGTTGACTATTACGGAACTTTGACTCCATTAAATCAGATGGCATCCATTGCCATACCAGAAAGCCGGATGATCACGGTTCAGCCCTGGGATATAAGTGCCATCAAAGAGGTTGAAAAGGGGATTCTCAAGGCAAACATCGGCCTTACCCCCTCAAGCGATGGAAAGATCATCCGGATTACCATTCCGCCCCTTACCGAGGATAGACGCAGGGAGATCGCCAAGACGGTCCACAACACCTGTGAAGAATTCAAGGTTGCCGTTAGAAACATCCGGCGTGACAGCAATGATACCTTGAAATCCTTGCAAAAGGACGGTGACATCAGCGAGGATGAGAATTTTAAGGCCCAGAAGGAAGTTCAGGATATCACCGACGAATTTATCAAACAAATCGAAGCGGTGTTTGCAGCCAAAGAAAAAGAAATCCTTGAGCTCTGA
- a CDS encoding phosphatidate cytidylyltransferase: MHLKRWITAIVLVPALFFILLKGSAPAFTVVVTLVALLGLKEYFTIVNPPSSPDKFPIILLILSHVMGVAIIWGAHEGGAGAALAMVALNLLITALVVIFSFSPDSTIFDSAFKQIMGIVYVPLFLSFLVLIRNSDQGAIWVIWTFLIVAASDTGAFYVGTHFGRRKLSPRVSPNKSVEGSIAGLATAVLVGVLFNQLFVDGVSLFQAVGFSVLAAAVGQVGDLFESALKRRGRIKDSGSILPGHGGILDRIDGLIFALPLAFVFKTLL, from the coding sequence ATGCATCTCAAACGATGGATCACAGCAATAGTCCTTGTTCCAGCCCTTTTTTTCATTCTTTTGAAGGGATCTGCCCCGGCCTTCACCGTGGTGGTGACCCTGGTGGCCCTGCTTGGCCTTAAAGAATACTTCACAATTGTCAACCCCCCTTCCAGTCCTGATAAATTTCCAATTATCCTTTTGATTCTCTCCCATGTCATGGGCGTTGCAATCATCTGGGGGGCCCACGAAGGCGGAGCAGGGGCAGCCCTTGCCATGGTGGCACTCAACCTGTTGATTACAGCCCTTGTGGTTATCTTTAGCTTTTCTCCCGATTCCACGATTTTTGACAGCGCATTCAAGCAGATCATGGGCATTGTCTACGTTCCCCTTTTTCTGTCGTTTCTTGTTTTGATTAGAAACTCTGACCAGGGGGCCATTTGGGTCATCTGGACTTTTCTCATCGTTGCCGCAAGCGATACAGGGGCCTTTTACGTGGGCACCCATTTTGGCAGACGCAAGCTTTCTCCTCGGGTGAGCCCCAACAAAAGCGTTGAAGGTTCAATTGCAGGCCTTGCAACGGCAGTTCTGGTCGGTGTTTTGTTCAATCAGCTGTTTGTTGACGGCGTCTCCTTGTTCCAGGCAGTCGGCTTTTCAGTCCTGGCAGCGGCCGTGGGGCAGGTGGGCGATCTTTTTGAATCTGCATTAAAGAGAAGGGGACGGATAAAGGATTCAGGATCGATTCTTCCCGGCCACGGCGGGATACTTGACCGTATCGACGGTCTTATTTTTGCCCTGCCCCTTGCCTTTGTTTTTAAGACCTTATTGTGA
- a CDS encoding adenylate kinase, protein MNIIFFGPNGSGKGTQGSILKDKYKIAHIESGAIFRDNIKGGTDLGMKAKAYIDKGDLVPDEITIPMILDRLKQDDCAKGWLLDGFPRNKVQAEKLDASLKKEKMKLDIIIEMLLDRQIAKDRIMGRRLCENDNNHPNNIFIDAIKPNGDKCRVCGGALSSRADDQDETAIDKRHSIYYNDVDGTLAAAYYFRDLAKKDDSIKYITLEGKNALPDVTKELVSKL, encoded by the coding sequence ATGAACATCATTTTTTTCGGACCCAACGGAAGCGGCAAGGGCACCCAGGGATCAATCCTCAAGGACAAGTACAAAATCGCCCACATTGAATCCGGCGCAATCTTCCGGGACAACATCAAGGGCGGAACTGATCTCGGGATGAAAGCCAAGGCATACATTGACAAGGGCGACCTTGTACCTGACGAAATCACCATCCCCATGATACTTGACCGCCTCAAACAGGATGACTGCGCAAAAGGGTGGCTCCTTGATGGATTCCCAAGAAACAAGGTTCAGGCCGAAAAACTTGACGCATCCCTTAAAAAAGAGAAAATGAAGCTTGACATCATCATTGAGATGCTCCTTGACCGCCAGATTGCAAAGGACAGGATCATGGGCCGCAGGCTTTGCGAGAATGACAACAACCATCCCAATAACATCTTCATCGACGCCATCAAACCCAACGGAGACAAATGCAGGGTCTGCGGCGGTGCCCTGAGTTCCCGGGCCGACGACCAGGATGAGACAGCCATTGATAAGCGTCACTCCATCTACTACAATGATGTAGACGGCACCCTTGCTGCGGCATATTATTTTCGGGATCTTGCAAAAAAAGATGACTCCATCAAATACATCACCCTGGAAGGTAAGAATGCCCTTCCCGACGTCACCAAGGAACTTGTATCCAAGCTTTAG
- the rpsU gene encoding 30S ribosomal protein S21, translated as MGKKGAIHLKDITVKVIDNDVERAMKILKKKIQNDGLFKRLKMKKHFEKPSQFRRRKMREAMRRQRIATSRKH; from the coding sequence GTGGGCAAGAAAGGGGCGATACATTTGAAGGATATCACAGTCAAAGTCATTGACAATGACGTTGAAAGGGCCATGAAAATTCTGAAGAAAAAAATTCAGAATGACGGACTTTTCAAACGTCTGAAAATGAAGAAACATTTTGAAAAACCGAGCCAATTCAGGCGACGTAAGATGAGAGAGGCAATGAGAAGACAACGCATTGCAACCTCAAGGAAACATTAA